The following nucleotide sequence is from Planctomycetota bacterium.
CCGCTCGACGGACTTGCGGCCGACGTGCGGTTGCCGACGGCCGGGGCCGGGGTCGATCCGGAGACGCTCGAAGCGGCGGTGACGCTCGTCGACCTCGAAACCGGCGAACCGGTCAAAGTCCTACGCAACACCACCGGTTCCGGCGACGCGATCATTGTTCAGCCGATCAATCCGCTCGAACAGGGCCGGCGTTACAAGTTCGAAATCACCGACGCGCTCAAGGACCGGTCCGGCGCGGCTTTCACGCCGTACGCCGCCGAGTTCACGACCGCGACGGGGATCAAGCTCGAGACGATCGACGTCGCGTTCGAGAAGGTCGACCTCGACACGGAGTTGGAGCGTGACGCGTTCACTTGCCTGGCGCTCGGGCCGGACGGCCGGCTTTATGCCGGGACATTCGCGGGCGTGCTCCACCGTTGGGACATCGCCGAGAACGGCACGCTCGTCAACGGCGAGCAGTTCATGTCCGTCCTCGCCGCCAACGGTGGCCCGCGCATGATCATGGGCTTTGCGTTCTCGCCGGACGGGCGGACGCTTTGGGTCAGCCACGGCCAGATGGTTCCGCCCAACGAAACCGGCACCATCGCCGGCGCGGACGACTTCACCGGCAAGATCAGCACGCTCGATGTGGCCGACCTGAGCAACTACACCGACGTCATCGTCGGCTTGCCGCGCGGGTTCAAGGATCACCTCAACTTTCAGCCCGCCTTTGGGCCGGACGGTCGGCTGTACTTCAACCAGGGCTCGCACACTTCCACCGGCTCGCCGGACAACAAGTGGGGCCTGCGTGAAGAGCGGCTGCTCACGGCTGCGGTGCTCGCGCTCGATCCCGAGGCATTGCCGGCAACGCTGCCGCTCGATGTCACGACGGAGGCCGGCGGTGGCGACTACGACCCGTTCGCCGAGGACGCGGCGCTTCGCATCCACGCCACGGGTATTCGCAGCGGTTACGACATGCTCTGGCACTCCAACGGCAAGCTCTATAGCGGCATCAACGGCGCGGCCGCGGGCGGAAAGTCGCCCGGCGGTGACGGCGTTCCCGCGATCGACAACGTCAAACTCACCACCGACGATCTCCTGCTCGCGATCGAGGCCGGCGGTTACTACGGCCACCCGAATCCCGTCCGCGGCGAGTTCGTCCTCAACGGCGGCAACCCGACCGCCGGCGTCGATCCGCAGGAGATTCAGCAGTACCCGGTCGGCACGCAGCCGCTGGGCAACTGGCGCGAGCCGGCGTTTGTCTTCGGCAAGAACCTCTCGCCCAACGGGCTGGTCGAGTGGACCAGCGGCGTGTTCGGCGACGAGCTCGGTGGGGCGATCCTCGTGACCCGCTACAGCGCCGGCGACGATGTGGCCGTGCTCATCCCCGGGCCCGACGGTCGCATCACCGAAACGCTGCAAGGCGTCAACGGCCTGACGCAGTTCACCGATCCGCTCGACCTCGTGCTCGACGAGCAGCGCGGTCATCTCTACATCGCCGAGTACGGCGGCCGCCGCATCACACTCGTCCGTCCGACTGATGGCAAGAGTGAA
It contains:
- a CDS encoding Ig-like domain-containing protein, with amino-acid sequence MRTKLPWLLVVVVLFTGVAFSAAAVWLGKMESSALAERESRPTVTGSRPADGESAFNPLDGLAADVRLPTAGAGVDPETLEAAVTLVDLETGEPVKVLRNTTGSGDAIIVQPINPLEQGRRYKFEITDALKDRSGAAFTPYAAEFTTATGIKLETIDVAFEKVDLDTELERDAFTCLALGPDGRLYAGTFAGVLHRWDIAENGTLVNGEQFMSVLAANGGPRMIMGFAFSPDGRTLWVSHGQMVPPNETGTIAGADDFTGKISTLDVADLSNYTDVIVGLPRGFKDHLNFQPAFGPDGRLYFNQGSHTSTGSPDNKWGLREERLLTAAVLALDPEALPATLPLDVTTEAGGGDYDPFAEDAALRIHATGIRSGYDMLWHSNGKLYSGINGAAAGGKSPGGDGVPAIDNVKLTTDDLLLAIEAGGYYGHPNPVRGEFVLNGGNPTAGVDPQEIQQYPVGTQPLGNWREPAFVFGKNLSPNGLVEWTSGVFGDELGGAILVTRYSAGDDVAVLIPGPDGRITETLQGVNGLTQFTDPLDLVLDEQRGHLYIAEYGGRRITLVRPTDGKSEKVYRRVVE